CGGGCATGGGGTGGCACGTTCCCCCGTGCCGAACGGTCCGTCACCAGTTTAGCCGCCGGAGGCTCAGCGCATCAGGACTCCCGCCGCCTCGGATGTGGTCTCCGAGGGGATGGCGATGAGGCCCGGTTCGGCGGGGTGGGAGAGGAGGGGGTGGGTGGGGAGGACGCGGATGGTGTAGCCGAAGGGGCCGGTGCGGTTGAGGGCCAGGGGGGCTTCGTAGAGGCGGCTGCCTTCGAGGTCGGGGCCCGCGGTGGGTTTGAGGGGGACGTGGGTGGCGTCGGTGATGTGGTCGGTGTCGTCCACGCGGCCCGCCACGGCCTGGACTTCGACGTCCGCCGGGTCCAGTGCGCCGAGGCGCACCCGGACGCGGAGGGAGAGCGTCGAGCCGAGTTCGGCGGCGCCGCCCGGGGCGGGTGGGGTGAGCTGGGCCTCGACGTGGTCGACGGCGACGTCCGGCCAGGCGGCGCGGATCCGGGTCTTCCAGGTGGCCAGTTCGGCGGCCGCCTCGAGGTTCAGGGCCCGGTGGGAGCGGGCGGCGGGGGCGTAGAGGCGCTCGACGTATTCGCGGACCATGCGGCCCGCGAGCACCTTGGGGCCGAGGGTGGTGAGGGTGCGGCGGACCATGGCGATCCAGCGGCCGGGGAGGCCGTCCAGGCCGCGGTCGTAGAAGCGCGGGGCGACCCGCTGCTCCAGCAGGTCGTAGAGGGCGGCGGCCTCCAGGTCGTCGCGGCGGGTCTCGTCGATGGCGTCGCCGTCGGCGGTGGGGATGGCCCAGCCGAAGTCCGGCTCGTACCACTCGTCCCACCAGCCGTCGAGGACGGAGAGGTTGAGACAGCCGTTCAGGGCCGCCTTCATCCCGCTGGTGCCGCATGCCTCCAGCGGGCGCAGCGGGTTGTTGAGCCAGACGTCGCAGCCGGGGTAGAGGTTCTGGGCCATGCCCATGCCGTAGTCGGGCAGGAAGACCAGGCGGTGGCGCACCCGGGGGTCGTCGGAGAAGCGGACCAGCTCCTGGACGAGGCGCTTGCCGCCGTCGTCGGCCGGGTGGGCCTTGCCCGCGACCACGATCTGGACCGGCCGCTCGGGGTGGAGCAGCAGCTCCATCAGCCGGTCCTGGTCGCGCAGCATCAGGGTGAGCCGCTTGTAGGAGGGGACGCGGCGGGCGAAGCCGATGGTGAGGACGTCGGGGTCGAGCACCCCGTCGATCCAGCCGAGCTCGGCGGTGCCCGCGCCGCGCTGCCGCCAGGAGGCGTACAACCGCTGCCGGACCTCGGCGACCAGCCGCTTGCGCAGGGTGCGGCGCAGCTCCCACAGCTCGGAGTCGCCGAGGTGGCCGAACTGGCGGGCGCCGAGCCGGGTGACCTCGGGGGCCGTCCAGGTGGGCGCGTGCACCCCGTTGGTGACGGAGGTGATGGGCACCTCCTCGGGGTCGAAGCCCGGCCAGAGCCCGGCGAACATCTCCCGGCTGACGCGGCCGTGCAGGGTGGACACCCCGTTGGCGCGCTGGGCCAGCCGCAGTCCCATCACGGCCATGTTGAAGAGGTTGGGCTCC
This genomic interval from Streptomyces asiaticus contains the following:
- the glgP gene encoding alpha-glucan family phosphorylase; the protein is MKAIRRFSVRPVLPEPLRPLNRLARNLRWSWHPETRELFESVDPEGWRESGGDPVRLLGAVPLSRLADLAEDRSFLRRLTAAADDLHDYLTGPRWYQGRVAAEDRAGPTPVESVPAVSPGAPVPSVPPAPSGLPTAIAYFSPEFGITAALPQYSGGLGILAGDHLKAASDLGVPLMGVGLLYRHGYFRQSLSRDGWQQERYPVLDPDELPLTQLCETDGRPVRIPLTLPGGRPLHARVWQAQVGRVPLLLLDSDVEENGHGEREVTDRLYGGGSEHRLLQEMLLGIGGVRALRAYCRLTGHPEPEVFHTNEGHAGFQGLERIRELIADGADFDTAHEAVRAGTVFTTHTPVPAGIDRFDRELVARHFGDDAELPGIEVERILALGMETYPGGEPNLFNMAVMGLRLAQRANGVSTLHGRVSREMFAGLWPGFDPEEVPITSVTNGVHAPTWTAPEVTRLGARQFGHLGDSELWELRRTLRKRLVAEVRQRLYASWRQRGAGTAELGWIDGVLDPDVLTIGFARRVPSYKRLTLMLRDQDRLMELLLHPERPVQIVVAGKAHPADDGGKRLVQELVRFSDDPRVRHRLVFLPDYGMGMAQNLYPGCDVWLNNPLRPLEACGTSGMKAALNGCLNLSVLDGWWDEWYEPDFGWAIPTADGDAIDETRRDDLEAAALYDLLEQRVAPRFYDRGLDGLPGRWIAMVRRTLTTLGPKVLAGRMVREYVERLYAPAARSHRALNLEAAAELATWKTRIRAAWPDVAVDHVEAQLTPPAPGGAAELGSTLSLRVRVRLGALDPADVEVQAVAGRVDDTDHITDATHVPLKPTAGPDLEGSRLYEAPLALNRTGPFGYTIRVLPTHPLLSHPAEPGLIAIPSETTSEAAGVLMR